The region CGTGAATTCTCTGTCGCGCGCCACGAACGGACATATGATTCTCCTCCAAAACTGAGTCCATGCACGGTCTCCGGACGCTCCTCGCCTCCCTTAGGGTCGGAGAGAAACCCAGGCGAGCGTGAGGGAGGCTCCGACATCGGGCGTGTTCTCGAAATTGGCCACGTTCTCCGTCACCGCGAAGGCATAGACGAAATGGCCGCGCCGGCTGCGCAGCCCCAAGCTCGCCTGATACTTGTTCGCCCGAATCTCCGCGATGGTCGTGTCCCGCAGGGCACTCTCGCTGGCGTACAGCTGGAGGATGAAGCTCGCGTGCGCCTTGAGGGCGACTTCGTACGCCGCCGTCAGCGTCGGAACCACGCGACTTCCCAGCTTGACCCCGAACACGCGGCCATCCGTGCGAACCAGGCTGGTGCTGAAATAAATTCCCTGGCGCCCGAATTTGCCCTGAAGAGAAGCCTGCAGGCCGTAATCGTTCGTGCCCGTGGAAAGCAGCGAGCGCTCCCCGCGCAGCGCAAACTTGGCGGCGCCGTCGAGAACGAGCCCCCAGCGCGAGGCCGGCAGAAGCCAGAAGCGCCGCATCCCGATCACCGGATCGCCCAAACCTCCTTCGATCGGTGCTTCGAGGAAAGAGGATCGCAGCCCTTTCAGCGACAGGACGCTTTGGAAATGATCGCGAGCCACCAGGTCCCGCCCGTCGGCGCTGTTGCCAATCGCCTCGTGGAAGCCTTCGATCCTCCCATCGAGGAACCCTCCGGAGAAGGAGTAGGCGGGAAGGGTCAGGTAGGCGGACCATTCGGAGGCGATCGCGTAATGAACCGTGA is a window of Candidatus Polarisedimenticolia bacterium DNA encoding:
- a CDS encoding DUF3187 family protein, yielding MLHPLHRILRAQRSRRRSRWGRVSLGLLFLSLTWARAGDSELLGPLRIRDMTPFNILRLDMLPAHAIDAGRGSWAVEADLSYTNTFVMSDNVRSYLEERDSRRPLGQADIDAILGLGQDAYLVDGEFGLLDLTVHYAIASEWSAYLTLPAYSFSGGFLDGRIEGFHEAIGNSADGRDLVARDHFQSVLSLKGLRSSFLEAPIEGGLGDPVIGMRRFWLLPASRWGLVLDGAAKFALRGERSLLSTGTNDYGLQASLQGKFGRQGIYFSTSLVRTDGRVFGVKLGSRVVPTLTAAYEVALKAHASFILQLYASESALRDTTIAEIRANKYQASLGLRSRRGHFVYAFAVTENVANFENTPDVGASLTLAWVSLRP